One stretch of Arthrobacter polaris DNA includes these proteins:
- a CDS encoding PP2C family serine/threonine-protein phosphatase: MAEYPLILRYAARSHVGMVRAKXDDSAYAGQYLAVVADGMGGHAGGDVASASTVLDLVHLDHNHHNDDAGTHLADEIQSANSLLSELVHVNPKLAGMGTTVTALLLSGNRLAFAHIGDSRAYRLKDGVFEQLSVDHTFVQRMIDEGRMTEAEAEVHPHKXVLMRVLGDVDASPELDLKYFDATPGERWLLCSDGLNFVRHEMVEEVIRHTKSLATAADTLIELTLAAGSPDNVTVVVFDIAEDVPDQTPTASLDTVIANRSISDEPDLPPLSVPGEMDDAAVSPQQVPEGTAVAHQGDAGTATSVAAETFDTQSAEQDTADDGSEALDTHIREEVVRKELASREHELVGAAVTANGDGKIPVXPTQPAAQRAATVLTHKTTTVPTLVEDTEVSLPRMRQRPWVLAIIAALTAIVIVAGVWVAYAWTQTQYFVGVAHGNVAIFXGVSQSLGPISLSHLYKQTSVGVQTLPDYSQQLVAATMPAATLGDAEQIISDLQLGTGTSMPXCELVEPTPASSPSATSSPSSPATGTAXATAPSTPTPXSEQHSQSFGRGNFWGNRNTIGSPTCVPGGGK, encoded by the coding sequence ATGGCCGAATACCCGCTGATTCTGCGCTATGCCGCACGATCCCATGTGGGCATGGTCAGGGCCAAANATGATGACTCCGCCTATGCGGGTCAGTATTTGGCGGTGGTTGCCGATGGCATGGGAGGTCACGCCGGCGGTGACGTCGCCAGCGCCTCAACGGTCCTAGATTTAGTGCATTTGGACCACAACCACCACAATGACGACGCTGGCACGCATCTAGCTGATGAAATCCAGAGCGCTAATTCACTCCTCTCGGAACTAGTGCACGTCAATCCGAAATTAGCCGGTATGGGGACTACCGTGACTGCCCTGTTGCTCTCCGGAAACCGACTGGCTTTTGCCCATATTGGCGATTCGCGTGCCTATAGGCTCAAAGATGGCGTCTTTGAACAGCTCAGCGTCGACCATACTTTTGTCCAGCGCATGATCGATGAAGGCAGGATGACTGAGGCCGAGGCTGAGGTTCACCCGCATAAANATGTCTTGATGCGAGTGCTTGGCGACGTTGACGCCTCACCTGAGCTGGATCTGAAGTACTTCGATGCCACCCCAGGTGAACGCTGGCTACTCTGCTCCGACGGCCTGAACTTCGTCCGCCACGAAATGGTAGAAGAGGTCATTCGCCACACCAAATCCCTCGCCACCGCCGCTGACACTCTCATTGAGCTGACGCTTGCAGCCGGTTCCCCTGACAATGTCACAGTAGTTGTTTTCGATATTGCAGAGGATGTGCCAGATCAGACTCCCACAGCTTCCCTTGACACCGTCATAGCCAACAGATCTATCTCCGATGAACCGGATCTGCCTCCCTTGTCCGTGCCCGGTGAAATGGACGACGCCGCAGTCTCACCCCAGCAAGTCCCCGAGGGTACCGCTGTTGCCCACCAAGGTGACGCCGGTACTGCCACAAGTGTTGCGGCTGAAACCTTTGACACACAATCAGCTGAACAAGACACCGCCGATGATGGTTCTGAGGCCCTTGATACCCATATCCGGGAAGAGGTAGTCCGCAAGGAACTCGCATCACGTGAACATGAACTAGTAGGCGCAGCCGTAACGGCAAATGGTGATGGAAAGATCCCCGTCNTTCCGACGCAACCTGCTGCACAACGTGCTGCAACAGTTCTGACACACAAGACCACAACCGTGCCCACACTCGTGGAAGACACTGAGGTGTCATTGCCACGAATGCGACAACGTCCTTGGGTGCTTGCAATCATTGCGGCCTTGACAGCAATTGTGATCGTGGCAGGAGTCTGGGTTGCATATGCCTGGACCCAGACACAGTATTTTGTCGGTGTTGCCCACGGCAACGTAGCCATCTTCNAAGGGGTATCACAATCCTTGGGCCCTATTTCCCTGTCTCACTTGTATAAACAAACTAGCGTTGGGGTACAGACCCTGCCTGATTACTCGCAACAACTGGTAGCTGCAACCATGCCAGCAGCCACACTGGGCGATGCTGAACAAATCATCAGCGACCTGCAATTAGGCACTGGAACGAGCATGCCCNCGTGTGAGCTGGTAGAGCCCACACCCGCAAGCAGCCCTTCAGCCACCTCGTCCCCATCCAGCCCAGCTACGGGGACAGCANAAGCTACCGCACCGTCGACGCCAACACCGNCCTCCGAACAGCACAGCCAATCCTTCGGCCGGGGCAACTTCTGGGGCAATCGCAACACCATCGGCTCCCCTACCTGCGTACCTGGAGGTGGCAAATGA
- a CDS encoding class E sortase — MVQVLGEILITCGVILLLFVVWELWWTNIEANSAQQAAVSQFAQDFQGPLTPPAPDAPTNYGPPVVMAVPTAPSTVFGVTYXPRFGATYSRPLVEGVGPAQLDTLGLGRYESSTMPGGIGNFAVAGHRQTHGAVLDAIHTLVPGDKIYVQTKDGYYTYVFRNNQIVMPTRGDVLLPVPTQPDAEPTQAFLTMTSCNPRFGAEERIIAYSVLESWQPASAGPPAAIAAQVAANQQKG, encoded by the coding sequence TTGGTTCAGGTCCTCGGCGAAATTCTTATTACGTGTGGTGTCATCTTGCTGCTNTTTGTGGTGTGGGAGCTGTGGTGGACGAATATTGAAGCTAACTCAGCACAGCAGGCAGCTGTTTCGCAATTTGCGCAGGATTTCCAAGGACCTCTAACTCCTCCTGCTCCCGACGCTCCCACCAACTATGGTCCTCCCGTGGTGATGGCTGTTCCAACGGCCCCCAGCACAGTTTTCGGAGTTACCTATATNCCCCGCTTCGGTGCAACATACAGCCGCCCCTTGGTTGAGGGTGTGGGCCCGGCCCAGCTGGACACACTAGGTCTGGGTCGGTATGAGAGTTCGACCATGCCAGGTGGCATCGGAAACTTTGCTGTGGCCGGCCACCGGCAAACACACGGCGCCGTATTGGACGCCATTCACACGCTGGTGCCCGGGGACAAGATCTACGTTCAAACCAAAGATGGCTACTACACTTACGTGTTCCGCAACAATCAAATTGTGATGCCAACCCGCGGTGATGTCCTTTTGCCAGTACCCACTCAACCGGACGCTGAACCCACGCAGGCCTTCTTAACCATGACTAGTTGCAACCCTCGGTTCGGCGCCGAGGAACGAATCATCGCCTATTCTGTCCTTGAGTCTTGGCAGCCAGCCAGTGCAGGACCACCAGCAGCCATCGCGGCCCAAGTTGCAGCGAATCAGCAGAAAGGCTGA
- the pknB gene encoding Stk1 family PASTA domain-containing Ser/Thr kinase, producing MSIPRVLNDRYEIGELLGRGGMADVYKAQDIRLGRAVAIKLLRADVARDSHLQARFRREAQAVAGLNHPSIVAVYDTGEHITKDQVRDSATLPYIVMEYVHGKTLRDLIRSKAINTDQAVEYTMGVLSALDYSHRAGIVHRDIKPANVMVTQDEFGVLGQVKVMDFGIARTMSDAAATMTQTQTVMGTAQYLSPEQARGXSVDARTDLYSAACLLYEMLAGRPPFTGDSPVSVAYQHVRELPPLPSTFNPELSTALDALLMRALQXNRAHRFQDASSFRRALRAASTGVFPPPGPGGHHAPVSAPEPIPERVLSPIVSTSAVPVGLPLSTTDXGPSTRAMAKVLAGGSXTTDDVVSDEMTDVAPALKRRRRAWMATLFVMLAILLGGGAALGYNLINAKPXVIQQVSMPSLTGDNKDDAMSQLRDLGMVPHSTEEFSKSLLAGIVIRTSPASGTMVNPDARVEVYVSKGPSEILIPTNLAGRTEXEVRADLAGLNLVFKPNVLVNDGSIPATFVVTTDPAPGETVAVGSSITLKISTGQVLMPSLFDLTEDPALVKETVTSTLKKVSEYLDVNFEEVENAVVAPGMVTDQSIAAGTAVTQHTTVVVTLAKAPEPAPPPVESTPTKRWNQRPQQSVRQYRQNHRNPERNLAQLLASVGGLSY from the coding sequence ATGAGTATTCCGCGCGTCCTTAATGACAGGTATGAAATTGGGGAACTGCTGGGCCGCGGTGGCATGGCTGATGTCTACAAGGCCCAGGACATTCGTCTTGGCCGGGCTGTGGCTATTAAGTTACTACGGGCTGATGTGGCCCGGGATTCGCACTTGCAAGCACGTTTCCGCCGTGAAGCCCAAGCTGTGGCAGGGCTGAACCACCCGTCCATTGTTGCCGTTTATGACACGGGTGAACACATCACCAAAGATCAGGTGCGCGACAGTGCCACTCTGCCTTACATTGTGATGGAATACGTCCACGGCAAAACGTTGCGGGATTTGATCCGAAGCAAGGCCATCAACACTGATCAAGCCGTGGAATACACCATGGGTGTATTGTCTGCTCTTGACTACAGCCACCGTGCAGGTATTGTGCACCGAGATATCAAACCTGCCAATGTGATGGTTACGCAGGACGAATTTGGTGTTCTGGGTCAGGTTAAGGTCATGGACTTTGGCATTGCCAGGACCATGTCGGATGCAGCTGCCACCATGACTCAGACACAGACTGTCATGGGCACGGCACAATACCTTTCCCCGGAGCAAGCCCGTGGGNAGAGCGTAGACGCACGCACTGACCTGTACTCAGCTGCTTGCCTGTTGTACGAAATGCTTGCTGGCCGGCCTCCCTTCACGGGTGATTCCCCGGTTTCAGTGGCCTACCAGCATGTGCGTGAATTGCCACCGTTGCCCAGCACATTTAACCCTGAACTTTCCACGGCTCTTGATGCACTTTTGATGCGGGCTTTGCAANAGAACAGGGCACACCGCTTCCAGGACGCTTCTTCTTTCCGCCGTGCTTTGCGTGCGGCCAGCACCGGTGTCTTTCCACCTCCAGGTCCCGGCGGGCACCATGCACCTGTTTCAGCGCCCGAACCCATTCCTGAACGTGTTCTGAGCCCCATAGTCTCCACCTCTGCAGTCCCAGTTGGTCTGCCGCTTTCCACGACCGACNGAGGGCCCTCTACCCGTGCCATGGCCAAGGTTTTGGCGGGAGGATCANTAACCACTGACGATGTCGTGAGCGATGAAATGACTGACGTTGCACCTGCCCTTAAACGCCGACGCAGGGCATGGATGGCTACATTGTTTGTGATGCTGGCCATTCTTCTGGGTGGCGGAGCCGCACTTGGCTATAACTTGATCAACGCCAAACCCNCTGTCATCCAACAGGTTTCCATGCCTTCTTTAACAGGGGACAACAAGGACGATGCCATGAGCCAGCTGCGTGACTTGGGGATGGTGCCGCACAGCACTGAAGAGTTTTCCAAGTCACTGCTCGCCGGGATTGTTATCCGCACTAGCCCGGCTTCAGGGACGATGGTCAACCCCGACGCCAGGGTGGAAGTCTATGTGTCCAAAGGTCCGTCGGAAATATTAATTCCGACGAATCTGGCGGGCAGGACTGAGNGGGAAGTCCGTGCTGATCTGGCCGGGTTGAATCTGGTTTTCAAGCCCAATGTGTTGGTCAATGACGGATCAATTCCGGCGACGTTCGTTGTCACAACAGACCCGGCCCCAGGCGAAACGGTCGCTGTGGGCTCCAGCATCACACTAAAGATTTCCACCGGCCAGGTACTGATGCCTTCATTGTTTGATTTGACCGAGGATCCCGCACTGGTCAAGGAAACGGTCACGTCAACCTTGAAGAAAGTCTCGGAGTATTTGGATGTGAATTTTGAGGAAGTAGAAAATGCCGTTGTTGCTCCCGGCATGGTGACAGACCAGTCCATAGCCGCAGGGACGGCTGTGACACAACATACAACCGTTGTGGTCACATTGGCCAAAGCACCAGAACCAGCTCCACCACCTGTGGAGTCAACTCCCACAAAACGCTGGAACCAACGCCCACAACAAAGCGTCCGTCAATACCGCCAAAACCACCGAAACCCTGAGCGCAACCTGGCTCAGCTGCTAGCTAGCGTTGGCGGACTCAGCTATTGA
- a CDS encoding FtsW/RodA/SpoVE family cell cycle protein, whose amino-acid sequence MSQLLTVAKPRRNTELLLLVLALGLSALANALVNLNLGRTFDNDFYTQIAILTALSIGFHIVLRFKAKYADPVILPVVVALNGIGLAVIHRLDIASGDTAGQRQWMWTSLAVIAAIAVIWFLRDHRILRRYTYISLLVSVALLIMPLVPGISAGNVNGATVWISVGPFTFQPGEIAKITLAIFFAGYLSSNRDLILLAGXKIGPLQLPRTRDLAPMIIAWLASVGVLVFQRDLGTSILFFGLFMVMIYVATSRISWILIGLALIAAGGITAYKLIPHVTQRIDVWIHALDPEYIGAAFGSGQIVSGLFGMANGGLMGTGFGQGAPYSIPLANSDMIIASIGEELGLVGLFAIVCLYALLIARGFRAALGTRDAFGKLLAVGLSFAVALQCFVIIGGVTRLIPLTGLTTPFCLPGFLLLANWIIVALILKISDAARRPIDVSGPSEPNDPLPHVELIQRRCPHHESSHSEFLDSSHRLICTAXWFDLLRTVXCRGFAERQSEQQ is encoded by the coding sequence ATGAGCCAACTGCTGACTGTGGCCAAACCACGCCGCAATACCGAATTACTCCTATTGGTGCTCGCGCTGGGCCTTTCCGCCTTGGCTAATGCCCTAGTGAACCTCAATCTGGGCCGCACCTTTGACAATGACTTCTATACCCAAATAGCCATATTAACGGCCCTGTCTATTGGGTTTCACATAGTCCTTCGCTTCAAAGCCAAATATGCCGATCCAGTAATATTGCCTGTTGTTGTGGCTTTAAATGGTATTGGCCTAGCCGTCATTCACCGTCTGGACATCGCCTCTGGTGACACTGCCGGGCAGCGCCAGTGGATGTGGACAAGCCTTGCAGTCATTGCTGCCATTGCTGTGATCTGGTTCTTGCGTGATCATAGAATCCTGCGCCGCTACACTTACATATCTTTACTGGTATCTGTTGCACTGCTGATTATGCCTCTTGTGCCGGGCATCAGCGCTGGCAATGTCAATGGAGCTACTGTCTGGATCTCCGTTGGACCATTTACCTTCCAGCCTGGTGAAATCGCAAAGATCACGCTAGCTATATTCTTTGCCGGCTATTTATCTTCCAATCGCGACTTGATCTTGCTGGCAGGTAANAAGATTGGCCCACTTCAGCTGCCGCGAACTCGAGATCTTGCNCCCATGATCATTGCCTGGTTGGCCAGCGTGGGCGTGTTGGTGTTCCAGCGCGATCTTGGAACCTCGATCTTGTTCTTTGGTTTGTTCATGGTCATGATCTACGTGGCCACTAGCCGCATCAGCTGGATTTTGATTGGCTTAGCTCTCATCGCCGCAGGTGGCATCACCGCCTACAAGCTGATCCCGCACGTGACCCAGCGCATCGACGTCTGGATCCACGCCCTTGATCCGGAATATATTGGCGCCGCCTTCGGCAGCGGACAGATTGTGTCCGGACTCTTTGGCATGGCTAACGGTGGTCTGATGGGGACAGGATTCGGTCAGGGTGCTCCCTACAGTATTCCGCTTGCCAACAGCGACATGATCATTGCCAGTATTGGTGAAGAACTGGGCCTAGTGGGCCTCTTCGCGATCGTATGTCTATATGCGCTCCTCATAGCCCGCGGCTTCCGTGCCGCATTGGGAACACGGGACGCTTTTGGGAAACTACTTGCTGTGGGTCTCTCTTTCGCTGTTGCGCTGCAGTGCTTTGTCATTATTGGCGGAGTCACCCGGTTGATTCCATTGACCGGGCTGACGACACCATTTTGTCTGCCGGGGTTCCTCCTGCTGGCAAACTGGATCATCGTAGCCTTGATATTGAAGATTTCAGATGCCGCACGTCGCCCTATTGACGTGTCTGGCCCCTCAGAACCAAATGATCCTCTGCCTCACGTTGAACTGATACAAAGGAGGTGCCCACACCATGAATCAAGCCATTCGGAATTCCTGGATAGTAGCCATCGCCTTATTTGCACTGCTTNTTGGTTCGATCTCTTACGTACAGTTTNTTGCCGTGGATTCGCTGAACGCCAATCCGAACAACAATAG
- a CDS encoding protein kinase domain-containing protein, with product MRPISGITLGGRFQLTSRIAIGGMGEVWKAQDLVLGRIVAIKILKDEYTXDPGFRARFRAEAKHTALFNHEGIANVFDYGEEDGSAYLVMELVPGEPLSTLIEREHVLSADWTLSMIAQTARALAVAHAQGLVHRDVKPGNLLIMPGGKVKITDFGIARLADQVPLTQTGQVMGTAQYLAPEQATGQIATGSSDIYSLGVIGYECITGHRPFSGESQIAIALAQVNDAPPPLPDTLPTPVRALLMSMLAKEPAKRPANALKLAEAAEAIRAGDTKAAHAAVXGMLLFEANTGPITAPVDINATAXTSVVSNIAEPTTTALPAIMEDMNPTVASPTRAETLGAERAWRAESEEQELVPYDEEDPLXAPAKKGRSPWTWPLVGLLALLIFAVAALLMQGAGFFGGTPAPTESKSPSVSVSPTPPPTTSEAPTKTPEPTTEAPVQVDVISSQLAGQPFADVESFLKDHGLLVNPVEEFSDTVQEGFVTSVSPTGLADVGSTITVTVSKGKEXAGDKAVPSFVGQEGNAYDQALVAAGFIPAAIPEESSTVDKGIVIRVVPTAGTQAEQGSVVTYYVSTGPAPKPEPTQTSTKAAPVPKVPRSRILLQQMLRQPHNLFPSFCIAVPHAPTRTERIHRYL from the coding sequence GTGAGGCCTATTTCTGGTATCACCTTAGGCGGCAGGTTCCAACTCACATCACGCATTGCCATCGGCGGCATGGGCGAGGTTTGGAAAGCGCAGGATCTAGTCCTAGGCCGGATCGTTGCCATTAAGATTCTCAAGGACGAATACACGNGGGATCCTGGATTTCGGGCAAGGTTCCGCGCCGAAGCAAAGCACACTGCCCTGTTTAACCATGAAGGTATAGCGAACGTCTTTGACTACGGCGAAGAAGACGGTTCGGCCTACTTAGTCATGGAGTTGGTTCCTGGCGAACCGCTGTCAACCTTGATTGAACGCGAGCATGTGCTCTCGGCCGACTGGACGCTCTCAATGATCGCCCAGACCGCGCGGGCCTTAGCTGTGGCACACGCCCAAGGCCTTGTCCACCGCGATGTCAAACCCGGTAATTTGCTCATCATGCCTGGCGGCAAAGTCAAGATCACTGACTTTGGTATCGCCCGTCTCGCCGACCAAGTTCCCCTGACACAGACGGGTCAGGTTATGGGTACAGCCCAGTATCTGGCCCCGGAACAGGCAACGGGACAGATAGCCACGGGCTCAAGTGATATATATTCCTTGGGTGTTATAGGTTATGAGTGCATCACGGGTCACCGCCCGTTCTCCGGTGAATCTCAAATTGCGATTGCACTGGCCCAAGTCAACGATGCTCCGCCACCACTGCCAGACACTCTGCCAACGCCGGTTCGAGCGTTGTTGATGTCAATGCTGGCCAAGGAACCCGCCAAACGGCCTGCAAACGCCTTGAAGTTGGCTGAAGCCGCAGAAGCCATCCGTGCAGGAGACACCAAGGCTGCACATGCAGCAGTCNCGGGTATGCTGCTCTTTGAAGCCAACACCGGCCCCATCACGGCTCCTGTGGATATCAATGCAACAGCCNCCACATCAGTTGTGAGCAATATTGCCGAACCCACCACCACGGCCCTCCCTGCCATCATGGAGGACATGAATCCCACCGTTGCATCACCGACCCGCGCAGAAACCCTCGGGGCCGAGCGTGCGTGGCGGGCCGAGAGCGAAGAACAAGAGCTGGTTCCGTACGACGAAGAAGATCCCCTGNAAGCTCCCGCAAAGAAGGGTCGTAGTCCATGGACTTGGCCGCTAGTTGGCTTGCTCGCCCTGCTGATATTTGCTGTGGCTGCATTGCTGATGCAAGGAGCGGGCTTCTTTGGCGGGACGCCGGCACCAACCGAGTCAAAGTCTCCTTCAGTCTCTGTAAGCCCCACTCCGCCACCAACCACGTCCGAGGCGCCAACCAAAACACCGGAGCCCACCACGGAGGCACCAGTTCAGGTAGACGTCATCAGTAGCCAGCTTGCCGGTCAACCCTTTGCCGACGTCGAGTCGTTCCTGAAGGACCACGGACTGTTGGTGAATCCTGTCGAGGAATTTAGTGACACGGTCCAAGAAGGTTTCGTCACAAGCGTTAGTCCCACAGGCCTTGCTGACGTTGGCAGCACCATTACCGTGACGGTCTCCAAGGGCAAGGAANCCGCCGGCGACAAAGCTGTGCCTTCCTTTGTTGGCCAAGAAGGAAACGCCTATGATCAAGCGTTGGTCGCAGCCGGATTCATCCCCGCCGCAATTCCGGAAGAATCATCAACCGTGGACAAGGGCATCGTGATCCGAGTTGTCCCGACGGCTGGAACTCAAGCAGAACAGGGATCCGTGGTCACCTATTATGTCTCCACGGGACCGGCACCTAAGCCTGAACCTACTCAAACCTCAACAAAGGCTGCCCCAGTCCCAAAGGTACCCCGGTCGCGGATCCTCCTGCAGCAAATGCTACGCCAACCCCATAATCTGTTCCCATCATTTTGCATTGCAGTTCCCCATGCCCCCACCCGCACTGAAAGGATCCACAGGTACTTATGA
- a CDS encoding LPXTG cell wall anchor domain-containing protein, whose product MPSTGVSELWFLRLGGLLLAGGGGIMMTNRCREEEVL is encoded by the coding sequence CTGCCTAGCACCGGTGTTAGCGAGCTTTGGTTCCTTAGATTGGGCGGATTGCTGCTAGCAGGAGGCGGTGGAATCATGATGACCAACCGGTGCCGTGAGGAAGAAGTTCTCTAA
- a CDS encoding aminodeoxychorismate/anthranilate synthase component II — protein sequence MSVRILVIDNYDSFVYTLVGYLQQLGAETTVVRNDDVTLAEAIELATARDGVLVSPGPGTPAEAGVCIDLIRWCGMNAKPMLGVCLGHQALAEAYGGIVTHAEQLMHGKTSEVHHHGTNVFTGLPSPVTATRYHSLSVVPQSVPDMLEVTAMTDDGVIMGLVHKSAPLCGVQFHPESVLTEGGYTMVGNWLESLGMAGAAAKGATLSPLINS from the coding sequence ATGTCAGTACGGATTCTTGTTATTGATAATTACGACAGCTTTGTCTATACCCTGGTTGGCTATCTACAACAGCTGGGTGCCGAAACAACCGTTGTGCGCAACGACGACGTGACTCTCGCTGAAGCCATTGAGCTTGCTACAGCTCGCGACGGNGTTTTAGTCTCCCCTGGCCCAGGGACTCCCGCCGAGGCTGGCGTGTGTATCGATCTGATCAGGTGGTGCGGGATGAACGCCAAGCCAATGCTGGGTGTCTGTCTAGGGCACCAGGCGCTGGCTGAAGCGTACGGCGGTATCGTCACTCATGCTGAGCAGTTGATGCATGGTAAGACCAGCGAGGTCCACCACCATGGCACAAACGTNTTTACAGGGCTACCCAGCCCCGTCACCGCTACCCGCTACCACTCTCTCTCGGTGGTTCCGCAGAGCGTCCCGGACATGCTTGAAGTGACAGCAATGACGGACGACGGCGTAATCATGGGTTTGGTACACAAGAGTGCACCTTTGTGCGGGGTCCAGTTCCACCCGGAATCTGTTCTCACCGAAGGCGGATACACCATGGTGGGCAACTGGCTTGAGTCGCTGGGAATGGCTGGGGCCGCGGCGAAGGGTGCAACACTTAGCCCGCTCATCAATAGCTGA
- a CDS encoding FhaA domain-containing protein, which produces MGLFDNVEXGIEXAVRSAFSLGSKTLQPVEMANALRRELDDKAMTLDAGRTLAXNVFNIQLGNTDFERARSWGVSLAEELCDVVINHSHSQGYVLQGPVRVAFNHQEELRPGQFDVLSSTEKEMGARAANQASLRTPSRPSQDPAGASAPQAPQAQSAPIYRRQPAPSPSQQTSVQGQPVLDIDGQRYSLNASSIVLGRSSEADILIDDTGVSRKHLEIRILGGASTAVDLGSTNGSYVDGHRVQGTAALHDGSSITMGRTQIIFRVLPTRGGGQQ; this is translated from the coding sequence ATGGGATTGTTTGACAACGTTGAANAGGGCATTGAANAGGCAGTACGCAGCGCCTTCTCTCTTGGCTCGAAAACACTGCAGCCAGTAGAGATGGCTAACGCCCTCCGCAGGGAACTCGACGACAAGGCAATGACTTTGGACGCCGGGCGAACATTGGCCNCCAACGTTTTCAACATTCAACTGGGTAATACCGATTTTGAACGTGCCCGGTCCTGGGGCGTGAGCCTTGCTGAGGAATTGTGCGATGTAGTCATAAACCACTCACACAGTCAGGGCTACGTTCTGCAGGGTCCGGTAAGAGTAGCCTTCAACCACCAAGAAGAGCTCCGACCCGGGCAATTCGATGTTTTGTCCTCCACTGAGAAGGAAATGGGTGCCCGGGCCGCAAATCAAGCCTCGCTGCGCACACCTTCAAGGCCCAGCCAGGATCCTGCTGGCGCTTCAGCGCCTCAGGCGCCACAAGCTCAGTCTGCGCCAATCTACAGACGCCAGCCAGCGCCGTCGCCCTCACAACAGACATCGGTGCAGGGTCAGCCGGTGCTTGACATCGACGGCCAGCGTTACTCCCTGAACGCGTCTTCCATCGTCCTAGGTAGATCCTCGGAAGCTGATATTTTGATCGATGACACTGGCGTCTCCCGCAAGCATCTTGAAATTCGCATCCTCGGCGGTGCTAGTACAGCCGTGGACCTTGGATCCACTAACGGCAGCTATGTGGACGGCCACCGTGTTCAAGGCACCGCAGCGCTGCATGACGGATCGAGCATCACCATGGGACGCACCCAGATTATTTTCCGAGTTTTGCCTACTCGCGGAGGTGGCCAGCAATGA
- a CDS encoding cell division protein CrgA → MPESKSRRRPTKGPAQTPSSKTQQPNAVWFLPVMVTLMLIGLVWIITYYISDGKFPIPNIHNWNIGIGFGIALAGFMMTTRWRS, encoded by the coding sequence GTGCCTGAGTCAAAATCGCGTCGCCGCCCCACCAAGGGTCCGGCTCAAACGCCTTCCAGCAAAACACAGCAGCCCAACGCCGTATGGTTCCTTCCGGTTATGGTCACCTTGATGCTTATTGGTTTGGTGTGGATCATCACGTACTACATCTCTGACGGAAAGTTCCCCATTCCCAATATCCACAACTGGAACATTGGCATTGGCTTCGGTATCGCCCTAGCCGGATTCATGATGACAACCCGCTGGCGCAGCTAG